The following coding sequences are from one Gemmatimonadota bacterium window:
- a CDS encoding PQQ-binding-like beta-propeller repeat protein — MRGPRFLDTLAVTALLIGGAALEAAAQADTSQATGSDGVALFTRWCAECHDESGSERVPGLFSLRSLSPRAIVSALETGIMRAEGDQLTSGQRIMLAEYLAGRAYSTELLPESAFCSNAGPAPLEVSAVSWMGWGGNLAGTGFQPTERAGLSASDVPSLELRWAFAFPDATAARTKATVVGDVLLVGDQFGNVYAIETASGCVRWTFEADAGVRGAILVGVDADDRSLAYFVDYRTNAYALDLAEGSLVWKTRVGWHAVASNTGSPALHDGRLFVPISTMEVATAGDPEYECCTASGAIAALDASTGDVLWYHRVIPGYPEEAGLNSAGTQLWAPSGAPVWSSPTIDVERGLVYIGTGENYTRPTTASSDAIVAVDIETGELAWSFQATESDAFNMACTGFRNRENCPAPPGPDLDFGMAPMLVTREDGKDILVAGQKSGVVWALDPDAGGEVLWSTRVGKGSALGGIHWGMATDGRLAYAANADRAAVVVDVNPERALTPGLFAIDLMTGDVVWSVPSAAEICEGRRGCFAANSAAPTVIPGVVFAGGLDGHLRAHSTEDGRVLWDVDTAREFETVNGVPGHGGAIDGPGPVVANGLVIVNSGYGSFGQMPGNLLLAFSVCGPGGC; from the coding sequence ATGCGCGGTCCCCGTTTCCTGGATACGCTGGCGGTCACGGCCCTGTTGATCGGCGGCGCGGCTCTGGAAGCCGCCGCCCAGGCTGACACCTCGCAGGCCACGGGCTCCGACGGCGTCGCCCTCTTCACGCGATGGTGCGCCGAGTGCCACGACGAGTCCGGAAGCGAGCGTGTGCCGGGGCTCTTCTCCCTGCGGTCCCTGTCGCCGCGAGCGATCGTCTCGGCGCTGGAGACCGGTATAATGCGCGCCGAGGGCGACCAGCTCACTTCGGGGCAGCGGATCATGCTTGCGGAGTATCTCGCCGGCAGGGCCTACTCGACGGAGCTGCTGCCCGAGTCCGCATTCTGCTCAAACGCTGGGCCTGCCCCGTTGGAAGTGAGCGCGGTGTCGTGGATGGGGTGGGGCGGCAACCTCGCGGGAACTGGGTTCCAGCCGACCGAGCGAGCGGGTCTGAGCGCCTCCGATGTCCCGAGCCTCGAGCTTCGTTGGGCGTTCGCCTTCCCCGATGCCACCGCGGCGCGCACCAAGGCGACGGTGGTGGGCGACGTCCTCCTGGTCGGTGACCAGTTTGGAAACGTCTACGCCATCGAGACAGCCAGCGGGTGCGTTCGTTGGACCTTCGAGGCCGACGCGGGCGTCCGCGGCGCGATTCTCGTCGGCGTAGACGCGGACGACCGGTCGCTCGCCTACTTCGTAGACTACCGCACAAACGCTTACGCGCTCGACCTCGCCGAGGGCTCCCTCGTCTGGAAGACGCGGGTCGGGTGGCACGCGGTGGCGAGCAACACGGGAAGTCCCGCCCTCCACGATGGACGCCTCTTCGTCCCGATCTCGACGATGGAGGTCGCCACCGCCGGAGACCCCGAATACGAGTGCTGCACCGCGTCGGGGGCCATCGCGGCGCTCGACGCGAGCACGGGCGACGTGCTGTGGTATCACCGCGTAATCCCCGGATACCCCGAGGAGGCGGGCCTGAATTCCGCCGGTACCCAACTGTGGGCGCCCTCCGGAGCGCCGGTGTGGTCGAGCCCCACCATCGATGTCGAGCGGGGACTGGTGTACATAGGCACGGGGGAGAATTACACCCGGCCCACCACCGCCTCGAGCGACGCCATCGTGGCCGTGGACATCGAGACAGGTGAGCTCGCGTGGTCGTTCCAGGCCACCGAGTCCGACGCGTTCAACATGGCATGCACAGGCTTCCGGAACCGCGAGAATTGCCCGGCTCCACCCGGCCCCGACCTCGACTTCGGGATGGCGCCGATGCTCGTCACGCGTGAGGACGGCAAGGACATATTGGTAGCCGGCCAAAAATCGGGCGTCGTCTGGGCGCTCGATCCGGACGCGGGTGGTGAGGTTCTCTGGTCGACCCGCGTGGGCAAGGGAAGCGCCCTCGGCGGTATTCACTGGGGCATGGCTACGGACGGCAGACTCGCCTATGCGGCCAACGCGGACCGCGCGGCGGTGGTCGTGGACGTCAACCCCGAGCGGGCTCTGACGCCCGGCCTGTTCGCGATCGACCTGATGACGGGTGACGTAGTGTGGAGTGTGCCCTCTGCGGCCGAGATCTGCGAGGGACGCAGGGGATGCTTCGCCGCCAACTCCGCGGCTCCGACCGTGATCCCAGGCGTGGTGTTCGCTGGTGGCCTCGACGGGCACCTCAGGGCCCACTCCACGGAAGACGGGCGCGTGCTCTGGGACGTCGATACGGCGAGGGAGTTCGAGACCGTGAACGGCGTGCCCGGGCACGGTGGCGCTATCGACGGCCCTGGACCCGTCGTCGCCAACGGTCTCGTCATCGTCAACAGCGGCTACGGTTCTTTCGGTCAGATGCCTGGGAATCTGTTGCTGGCGTTCAGCGTTTGTGGGCCAGGAGGCTGCTGA
- a CDS encoding peptidylprolyl isomerase, which yields MNQTAPEVFRARFETSKGDFVIEVQREWAPRGADRFYNLVTNGFFEGVHFFRVIDGFMAQFGIHGDPAVSARWRQARITDDPVTKSNLRAAVTFAMTGQPNSRTTQLFINLADNTNLDGMGFAPFGRVVEGMDIVNQLYSGYGEGAPSGNGPDQNRIQTEGSQYLTSDFPELDSVVRAMIEEG from the coding sequence ATGAACCAGACGGCGCCCGAGGTCTTCCGTGCGCGCTTCGAGACGAGCAAGGGGGACTTCGTCATTGAGGTGCAAAGGGAATGGGCTCCCCGCGGCGCGGACCGGTTCTACAATCTCGTCACCAACGGCTTCTTCGAAGGCGTGCACTTCTTCCGGGTCATCGACGGCTTCATGGCGCAGTTCGGGATCCACGGCGACCCCGCGGTGTCAGCGAGGTGGCGGCAGGCGCGGATCACCGACGATCCCGTGACGAAGAGCAACTTGCGCGCGGCGGTCACCTTTGCGATGACCGGGCAGCCGAACTCACGCACGACCCAGCTCTTCATCAACCTCGCGGACAACACCAACCTCGACGGGATGGGCTTCGCGCCTTTCGGACGGGTGGTCGAGGGGATGGACATCGTGAACCAACTCTACTCAGGGTACGGCGAAGGAGCGCCCAGCGGAAACGGACCAGACCAAAACCGGATCCAGACGGAGGGAAGCCAATACCTCACCAGCGACTTCCCGGAGCTGGACTCGGTGGTCCGGGCCATGATCGAGGAGGGCTAG
- a CDS encoding amidohydrolase family protein, translating to MIEDASILISGDRIQSVAQGDVKIKGVREIDATGKTVLPGLTDVHVHLLFAPSEINDSTLAYHVAKLPNTLALFLAHGVTTIKSTGDPVEAIVGVRDRIRRGELLGPRLFVTGPVLTAPEGHPAGTSLRNDPWGRAHIAIELETEEEAREAVRELARKGVDAIKLAFQGSMTRDAERFLLRKLLPTQRSPRNRHTYI from the coding sequence GTGATCGAGGACGCTTCTATCCTTATCTCTGGAGACCGTATTCAGTCTGTGGCCCAGGGGGACGTCAAGATCAAAGGGGTCAGGGAGATCGATGCGACGGGCAAGACGGTTCTCCCGGGCCTAACCGATGTGCACGTGCATCTGCTGTTCGCCCCCTCGGAAATCAACGACAGCACGCTGGCCTATCATGTGGCGAAGCTGCCGAACACGCTCGCGCTCTTCCTCGCCCATGGTGTGACGACGATCAAATCCACCGGCGACCCTGTAGAGGCGATCGTGGGCGTACGAGATCGCATCAGACGGGGCGAGCTTCTTGGCCCCCGTCTGTTCGTCACCGGTCCCGTACTGACGGCTCCCGAGGGACACCCGGCCGGGACATCGTTGCGAAATGACCCGTGGGGTCGCGCTCACATTGCCATCGAACTGGAGACGGAAGAGGAAGCGCGTGAGGCCGTCCGTGAGTTGGCGCGGAAGGGCGTGGATGCGATCAAGTTGGCGTTTCAGGGTTCAATGACCCGGGACGCAGAGAGATTCCTTTTACGCAAGCTGTTACCTACTCAGCGTTCCCCCCGCAACCGTCATACGTATATCTAG